A stretch of Henckelia pumila isolate YLH828 chromosome 4, ASM3356847v2, whole genome shotgun sequence DNA encodes these proteins:
- the LOC140861641 gene encoding uncharacterized protein has product MTMRESKDLNKLELHDLFADLKAYEFELQTGEEDQSTSQLTKTLTAVKIESHAQPEKTSEQLSSDAMSLFVKKFGKVIRRNQEGSYKRSFQKKDALEEPRICFNCGKVGHFIDDCPKPNRDEQTSPERWKKKFEQRRSSRDAKYTSRNKHESLDARDSKAK; this is encoded by the coding sequence ATGACTATGAGAGAATCGAAAGACCTGAACAAATTGGAACTACATGATTTGTTTGCAGATCTAAAGGCTTATGAATTTGAGCTGCAAACTGGAGAGGAGGATCAGTCTACCTCTCAACTGACCAAGACATTGACTGCAGTCAAAATCGAATCCCATGCTCAACCAGAGAAGACGTCAGAACAGTTGAGCAGTGATGCAATGTCCCTATTTGTGAAGAAATTTGGCAAAGTCATTCGAAGAAATCAGGAGGGTTCGTACAAGAGAAGTTTTCAAAAGAAGGATGCACTTGAAGAACCAAGAATTTGCTTCAACTGTGGAAAAGTAGGACACTTCATAGATGACTGTCCTAAACCAAATAGAGATGAGCAAACTTCCCCAGAAAGATGGAAGAAAAAGTTTGAGCAAAGAAGAAGCTCAAGAGATGCCAAGTACACTTCACGAAATAAGCATGAATCACTGGATGCAAGGGATAGCAAAGCCAAATGA
- the LOC140861642 gene encoding uncharacterized protein translates to MTSFSKISTFYKEDFDDWKIRMQAHLSSLDDDMWFVITDGPLTITKVNTAIALSGGSPQDIEKPRIECTAEDKKKANLDNVAKDILYKTLDKNTFSKIKTYKTGKEIWEKLIQFYEGNEQTKENKLFVAIQRFYTIKMKLGESMSEFDEIVSSIVIELNALGKTYPNREVILKVM, encoded by the coding sequence ATGACTTCATTCAGCAAGATTTCGACGTTCTATAAAGAAGATTTTGATGATTGGAAGATACGCATGCAAGCACATCTATCATCCTtagatgatgacatgtggtttgTCATCACTGATGGACCTCTCACAATCACCAAAGTTAACACTGCTATAGCTCTTTCTGGTGGAAGTCCACAAGACATTGAAAAGCCAAGAATTGAGTGCACtgctgaggacaaaaagaaggcaaaTCTTGACAATGTTGCAAAAGATATCTTGTACAAGACTCTGGACAAAAATACTTTTAGCAAGATCAAGACGTACAAGACAGGGaaagaaatttgggagaaaCTGATTCAATTCTATGAAGGAAATGAGCAGACTAAAGAGAATAAACTATTTGTTGCTATTCAAAGATTTTACACCATCAAAATGAAACTTGGAGAATCAATGTCTGAATTCGATGAAATAGTCAGTAGCATTGTTATTGAACTCAATGCACTGGGAAAGACATATCCCAACAGAGAAGTCATTCTCAAAGTTATGTGA